A window of Vanessa atalanta chromosome 29, ilVanAtal1.2, whole genome shotgun sequence genomic DNA:
TAGACGGTAATGGCCTTTACGTTCGCTCGGCTAACATATACGGTCGCTCTGGTTGCAGCGGCGCACGCGGCGGGCGGGCCCACGCTGCTGCGCCTGCGCGTCGTGACGGCGCCCCCCACCTGCGTGCAGGAGCTGGCCGCGGCGCCCTCCGCGCCCTCCACtggtaataaatgataaaaaatatcgaacGAAACCGAataggaataaaatatatattatttaattataaaagatgATAAAAGTCTGCCACGACATATGTTCATACAATaactaggtggtagggctttgagcaatcccgtcggggtaggtaccacccaatcaaacctcaatacttagtatcgtcgtgttccggtttgaattgtGAAACCATTGCGCCAGTACGACTAGTGCGAGGGACatgacattttagttcccaaggtgagATTCTTATTTCTTACGATACAATTGATCtttcatcaggtggcccatttgtcagtccATCTATCTGTACGTAAGAAATAAACTAACTAAGATCGTTTTATTTCCTCAGCCGATGCGAGCAGCCCACGAATCGTCGCAGACGTGGACAGCATGCACTCCGACACGCACTTCAAGAGAGGTCATTTtgcaaagttttttatttaaatacgatttGCTTTTACGTTGTTAGCACAAACTTATTAAGTATCCGTTTATTTAGCATCAAGTTGTAATATCAGTATTAATACAAGTATTTGAACTTCTATAACTGTCGTTTCCAGGCGCTCGTCGCAATGCACGTGCGCGTGCCGACCAGAGCTACACGCAGTTCGCGGTCATGGACGACGAGAACGTGTCGGCGTTGCAGCAGGTAGGCCAGGGGTGGGGGCGTCTAAGGGCTGATCGTAAAGCTTCGTtctgtttcatatttatttctcaaGTATAATGCTTTTCAAGCTCGAATAACTAAGTTTCCGTCTTACGACAGAGACCAAAGATCTATATGTGTATGTGTTAGAATGAGAAAGTGACTGAAATGAAATTCCTAGATATTCAGTTAAGAGGAAATTTTTGATATGAGTATTATATTCTTGTTAAAGGTGACGAAAGGTGGCGCTCTAACACTAGTTTCGCTGTGGAAGTCTCAGTTCGACGACTCTGAAGAGACCACAGATAACGAATGGAAGCAGGAACAGTTACAggtgattaaaaataacttatttcgtTCGCCGATTGggccaacaaaaaaaaaggttgaCAAACTGTGGCGAAAAACTACTGAACAGTTCTGTCTTTGCCTCCCGGCATCGCTTGGgtgcaattttattaataaataaagaagatgatatgatatatactctattccaaccataagaggagaaaagccaaataaacaacatttgacagcaaattgacgcgattggtcgagagcttgattagtctGTGGTATTCGATGAATGAATggcgttttaaacgtcgacgaaactgttatcggtattatggaagtaaaattaaaagtgtaaataagtagttaagtgtaatagtgttgtatcataaatataatttataccttagCACAacggaataatgtagctttttaaaaaaatttttgaatttcacCAACAGTTTCAGCGATTACcctctacatacaaacaaacaaattttaccgcTTTATGATATTAGCAACTTCTACTTTCGTATTGAATTCCACGTGGTCCTCAGTCGCCGGAGCACCGCAACACGCGCGCCACGTCGGCCGTGTCGAGCTGCTCCAACGCGCCGCGCACGCAGCTGCCGCTCACGCACACGCAGCTCACGCAGCACACGCAGCAGACGCAGCTCACGCAGCCCACGCAGCCCACGCAGCCCACTCCGCCGCGCGTGTCGCCGCAGATCAATGTACCCAACGAGGTGACTCGGTCATTACTAaagtttttttgaaattataacttCTTATGGACGATCAaacgcttcgttacgtaacgcgttacggcgccagtctggcttccctttctcttacgcatgcGGCAGCGGTGGGCAGGCTCCTCCTCTCTCACTCAAACCcacagcgctagccgtatttcCGAAAGAggctttttttttcaagttatcACTTCTTTCGGCTGTCCCGACGCACACGTATTTTTTAAAGCTCCAATTTCCGAGGTCCTAGTTTTAAACCTCAGTTGAGCCAATAATGTGTTTTTGAGTTATTCGATTATCAATAGAATGGATACTCTTCTGCTTTGGAAAGCACCTACAGCAGGGGGTTAGTTTGTGAatgtaactacaagtacaatTGACAAGTAATCATCAATCAACATCTTAGCTCACAATGTTAATGGCGGATTGGTGTGAGCTAAGgcgtaattaatatttgtaacagcTCCAATGTctggccggtggtgaccacatactaaGTGAAGCAAGTGGGGTATTCACTCATTCGCCTatctaaaaatgtttgtatttccGTTGGTCAGTTGGACAGCATCCGTTATGACATGTTACAGAAATCGGGTTTGAACCAATAACCTTGAGATCTATTACAAAATTGCCACAATACCAATGAGACAGATAAACGTAAATAAcgacaattaatatattactaatcTAATAATAGCTATTTACCAATAGATAGAAAAACCGGAAAAGACTGAAAAACCGGAAATAGCGGAGAAGCCTCCTGTGAAGAGCACAAAGTGTTGCTTGCACAGCGCAGGCATCGACGCCTTCCCCAGACTGCAGCCGGCGCTGCCTAGGAGTTGGACACTGCCAGCGATAGGTGAGTTCACATGTAACTGatatatataactaacaaaAGTGAGATTTATATGTTATGTTCGACGTCGTACTGTCTCTTTCGCACACTATTCACTTCTCAGTTGCTTTCATTACGGTCAACAAAAAAGTTCTTAAAGATAAGAAGATATATTTCACtgtattataacattaaacttATAAACAAACTCTTAGGGAGTCTTTTGGCAGGTAATTTCACGTCTGAGTTATTTTTGAAGTGACATTAGCGTTTTGACAATCAGTTAACGAGTGTAATGGGAGGCTTATATTGACGGTTTGAGAAACCCCAGCATTACATGTCACAAAACGTCTGGCAAGCGAGGCGATCTTGTTATACGCCACTCCCGCCCCGCAGGCAGCCGCGTGCGGCAGCTGCGGCCGCCGCTGCTGCAGCAGGCGTCGTTCGACGACGGCTCGGGCGGCGCGCTGCGGTACCGCCTCGACGTCATGCGCGGCGTGGCGGCGCGCGACCCCCCCCTCGACGGGCCCGCCCCGCGGCCCCGCGccggcagtctgcccgtgagtACCGGCGCCAGCGGTGGCGCTCCCAGTTCTGTCTGATTTCTGAAAGGTCGCATCCCATTCCATTTCGCGCGAGGAGTATACTGattcagaaaataattaataagtcaCGTTTTCCAGAGTTTGTCCCGTTCGTCGAGCTCGTCGCAGCCGCCGGCGAAGCCCCCTCCCGAGACGACGGTCTCCAGCCGTCTCGAGATCCGCGTGCGCCCGCCTGACAGCACCTCGCCCATGCACTCCGGTAATACACCGACACACGTACATCTCTCACACATAAAACCGTTGCACACACAACGCGCACACGTATAGACCGAACACATTCAATCGACACACATAAGCCCACATACAAAATGCCTAATAATACACGTACAATACACGTACCACCCGCACTTATACTGTCAGCCCACAAGATGCGAACACGCAAGTACAGACTGACATTCAAAAACTAAATccaaaaatgaataataacaaataaatatcgaaTCAAACCAACTAAGACTGCATTCAcatctattacatatattatacacattatCCCATAACAAACAGCGAATTATTTTAAACGCaaactaattacatatttatacaaacacacacacacacacacatagacacgtcaatattaatttatatatacgtatataagtGTAAGTATGATGAATAACTAATGTAAGTAAATTACGTTTAATATGTCCAATTAAGAATAgagttttgtataattattttaactttgcctatcAACAActgaatttatttcttaaaaaatcataaacaattttttatagattattttagatttagattattatttaggtTAGTGTATTGTACAATAAACTTCCTATTGGAGCttcttttaatacataatataaaaattgtatatactaAACATTGTTTAGAAAAAGATTTAGTAATAAGTCTCTAACCaagattctaccgataagaacttatcggtagaatctgcattcggAACCCGTTGTAGCTTTTCTTATTCCATAtcgatctattcactcacgaaggctccacgttaaaaatattttttaataaaataaattaacgaatataaattaatttgcattatTTTGCCGTCGTTACTCTaagtctcacgcacactaaggcAGAAGCGCGAGCGTCACTCATTCGCACGCCGATAACAACTTAACGTAAAGAGTGCGCTTTCGTGACTCAATAGATCTATAACATGTCTTCAAAGTGCTTAatggagtatttttttattttaatattattgtgcaaACATGTACCTTATGTAAAGGAacgtatatagaaaaaaatatataaaaaaatcaagctTAACGCCGTGTATATTCAAATGGCCGAAGgagtaaagattaaaaaaaaacctaagattatatattctatGTCATTAGCTCATTagcaatacaacactattccactaaacTATTTATGCCCACGTAAATTTATCTTACAAAATTCCGTACATAATGAATACCATAATCtcagatctcgaccaatgatatcacgtcaattcaaggtcattAATGATTATCTATGTTAActcctcctgccattgaaaCAGACTGTAGTTTACAAgtgaatcaattaataataatatttgttatcaaTAGTCAAAATCCATTCCGTGGTGAGTGGGGGCGAAGTCCGACTTAACCATGACGAGGCGTCCGTCTACTACGACGCTACTGAACACCAGCGCGACAAACGGTATTTATAAACACCTCGTTAAATCTATTATAGAATTACTAGCTATACGCCCCGGCTTCACGCACATAcaataatatgcatatattatacataaaatcatGAATCAGTCTGTTTATTGATTgggaagtgactttgttttataacatgtagtagcattagcagcccgtaaatgtcccactgctgggataaaggcctcctctccctttgaggagaaggtttggagcatattccaccacgctgctccaatgcgggatggcggaatacacatgtggcagaatttcgttgaaattagacacatgcaggtttcctgacgatgttttccttcaccgccgagcacgagatgaattataaacacaaattaagcacatgaaaggtcagtggtgcctgcctgggtttgaacccgaaatcatcggttaagatgcacgcgttctaaccactgggccatctcggctcttaattaatcaaatataaataaataaaactccatGAATATCATTACATTTATCAGCAGGTCCTCTACGAGGAGTGGTGAAAAGAGCCAAAGTCCAGCTGTGGAGAGAACGCGCCTAGACGCAATACCTGATAGGTAACTAAGCCATACTTTGACTTAACAGCCCCATATTATGACGTAACGGCTTGCTTGTTGTTCTGgcttgaagggcgagtgagccagtgtaactacagtcacaatgGACTATTTCTTGCGGTGCCTATCTCTATAGACGAGAGTCACCATCAGGGGGCCATTTTCTTACAATAATTTCCTACACCAAGCACGGGATggatataaacacaaatttagcttTTAATTGGTGGTAAGGGTCAGTGCACACCACACAGCCAGCCAGACAGATATCCgatgagtaggtaccacccacttatcagatttctaccgtcaaacagtaatacttagttttattgtgttccaatttcaacagtgagtgagccagtggaaaacaggcacaagggacataacatcttagttcccaagttcgTTGGCACATTGGGGATGTAAGGGATGAGTGTAAAAGAGTAACGACTGAGTTGCTTGCCGGTTATTCtgggtggaatctacattccgaattatttttttaataagatagaatatattaattattgtaatattatgaatagtGTTTCTTTCAGAAATACGTCTGTCGTTCGTCGCGAGAACCCGAGTGGCGACGGAACACACAGCTTGAGAGATGTAAGttcttaatcattttttttatccatGTTAAAGAATCGGTCCGTAGTTGTGGCACTACTGGACAAATACCTCCGCATTAAAAGATCTCAAGCATACTCCAACAAACTCAAGGATAGTTCGGATCGAATACATGCGACTGTATTGACATTCACCGAAACTAGCATCTTCATCCAAGTTCACGAACCCAGTGAGGCTGGGCAGTGCCTAACCGACCGAGATACCTCGAGTATGTTAACGTTCTCACCGTAACCCGCCGCCCCCGGCCGCAGCGCTCGTCGGGCAGCGGGTCGCGCATCCCCGTGGCCAGCGCGCGCGGCGAGCCGGCGGCGGGCGCCGAGCACCGCCTCGCCAAGTGCGCGTCCTGGAGCGGCGACGCGCCCGACCCCGCGCACGCCGACCTCACGCCCGGTCAGCCCGCCGACTCACTCGCACTCTCTCCCCTCCCGCGTCCCCACGCAACTCTCACATTCATACAACTTACTTGACTAATTAATTGTCGCtcgcaaaatataataatactcgcACTTGACTAACTCTACACTAACCATTGACTTTACTTTTCGACTGACTTATACTACTCCTTCAACTCTTTCGCACTCACATGTAACTCACACAACCTATATTGCAGCCTCATTCATACAACTATCTACATACACGACTGTCGTACTCAAGTCTCAACTCACTCGCACTCTATCAATTCACTTAACTTGCTAGACTATGATTAAAACGAACCATTGtaccaataatttaataactactATGAATCAcgatgtatataaaacaatatcttaAGACAATGATTGCGCGATTTAAAGAActattaacgccatctattgacaactaaataaactaattgttatattaacataaatatgaacCTTTAATTGTATTCTTACGAACATTCTAAGTTAATACGCCTCATGCTTATAATTAATTCGTACTTATTGTACTTAGTAACACTGACACTCGGCTAACTCATATTCCAGTAAAGTATTAACTACATCTAATTATTaagtctaataaaatattattattgcagcGTTACGGCGACGGAGACAGAACGCCAATGACAAATACGCAATAGACCCTGCCCGAGAACTAAACTTGCGATTCGCGAGACCTCGGCACCGTCACCAGCCACCGCATAACAAGTGAGTATCGTTCGTATGTCACGTCAAATGTTCGTATACAACGGAAACACTCAGAGCTCGTACAAATTAAAACGCAATCATTTGTTAATTCTAATATAAGGGCTCAACTCTAAAGGGTTAGATGAAAaattgaaatgataaaaaaataataaaagattttttttactgcaacgaaaaggttatatatatttaggacaATACATgtggttttcattttaaaaatataactaccaAAAGTTAAATTATCAAAAGTTAGTGATTTTGATTTCGGTCAGTGTTTAACCAGCACTCGTGCCCGCAGCGCCACGAGCCGCTGCCgcagcgcggcgggcggcgcgccgGGCGGCGCGTCGGGcgcgtcgtcgtcgtcgtcgggctccccgccgcccgcgccgcccgcgccgcccgcgcccgccgcgcccgcgccgcccgcgcacaACGCGGCTCGCGCGCGCCGCTTCCGCCCCGCCGCCCGCGACCCCGCGCACGACGACCTGCCGCCGCCCGTCTACGGCGCCGTCGGTGAGCTCGCCGTTTTACATATACGTCATCGCCCCTAACTTTAACtgagtaacaaaaaatattgtc
This region includes:
- the LOC125074978 gene encoding tau-tubulin kinase homolog Asator isoform X5, with amino-acid sequence MILNGEQEPGCGREPSFKGEVQHRNQSDSSSSSADTDSQGSGSAPAARSRRHEPQREERQVEAASVRRVQPNPLLRSRTLPNFGKNRSRDASRCDTSRRAHHITMATEDLLQPGHVVKERWKVVKKIGGGGFGEIYEGLDLVTQEQVALKVESARQPKQVLKMEVAVLKKLQGKEHVCRFIGCGRNARFNYVVMQLQGRNLAELRRAQPRGAFSLSTTLRLGLQILKAIDSIHSVGFLHRDIKPSNFSIGRHPSNCRRVYMLDFGLARQYTTSNGQVRPPRAAAGFRGTVRYASINAHKNKEMGRHDDLWSLFYMLVEFVNGQLPWRKIKDKEQVGLMKEKYDHRLLLKHLPSELRQFLEHVQQLEYADTPDYAMLASLLERCCKRRGIRETDPYDWEKDSAPASRARAVLAAGTDHQPSPDHQPDRTRRRLETEATTAVATDTQTNLQKEKAVEKRPQPASPRHVPHHVNGYSNTDKPTVEKEVEVRTTPAPSPDRHAKETSTSAVTGPASRPERQSVPPCKPRAPQPAAHAAGGPTLLRLRVVTAPPTCVQELAAAPSAPSTADASSPRIVADVDSMHSDTHFKRGARRNARARADQSYTQFAVMDDENVSALQQVTKGGALTLVSLWKSQFDDSEETTDNEWKQEQLQSPEHRNTRATSAVSSCSNAPRTQLPLTHTQLTQHTQQTQLTQPTQPTQPTPPRVSPQINVPNEIEKPEKTEKPEIAEKPPVKSTKCCLHSAGIDAFPRLQPALPRSWTLPAIGSRVRQLRPPLLQQASFDDGSGGALRYRLDVMRGVAARDPPLDGPAPRPRAGSLPSLSRSSSSSQPPAKPPPETTVSSRLEIRVRPPDSTSPMHSVKIHSVVSGGEVRLNHDEASVYYDATEHQRDKRRSSTRSGEKSQSPAVERTRLDAIPDSVSFRNTSVVRRENPSGDGTHSLRDRSSGSGSRIPVASARGEPAAGAEHRLAKCASWSGDAPDPAHADLTPALRRRRQNANDKYAIDPARELNLRFARPRHRHQPPHNNATSRCRSAAGGAPGGASGASSSSSGSPPPAPPAPPAPAAPAPPAHNAARARRFRPAARDPAHDDLPPPVYGAVGSAHRL
- the LOC125074978 gene encoding tau-tubulin kinase 1 isoform X4; translation: MSLVAPRRVQLDWAHTIPWEQEPGCGREPSFKGEVQHRNQSDSSSSSADTDSQGSGSAPAARSRRHEPQREERQVEAASVRRVQPNPLLRSRTLPNFGKNRSRDASRCDTSRRAHHITMATEDLLQPGHVVKERWKVVKKIGGGGFGEIYEGLDLVTQEQVALKVESARQPKQVLKMEVAVLKKLQGKEHVCRFIGCGRNARFNYVVMQLQGRNLAELRRAQPRGAFSLSTTLRLGLQILKAIDSIHSVGFLHRDIKPSNFSIGRHPSNCRRVYMLDFGLARQYTTSNGQVRPPRAAAGFRGTVRYASINAHKNKEMGRHDDLWSLFYMLVEFVNGQLPWRKIKDKEQVGLMKEKYDHRLLLKHLPSELRQFLEHVQQLEYADTPDYAMLASLLERCCKRRGIRETDPYDWEKDSAPASRARAVLAAGTDHQPSPDHQPDRTRRRLETEATTAVATDTQTNLQKEKAVEKRPQPASPRHVPHHVNGYSNTDKPTVEKEVEVRTTPAPSPDRHAKETSTSAVTGPASRPERQSVPPCKPRAPQPAAHAAGGPTLLRLRVVTAPPTCVQELAAAPSAPSTADASSPRIVADVDSMHSDTHFKRGARRNARARADQSYTQFAVMDDENVSALQQVTKGGALTLVSLWKSQFDDSEETTDNEWKQEQLQSPEHRNTRATSAVSSCSNAPRTQLPLTHTQLTQHTQQTQLTQPTQPTQPTPPRVSPQINVPNEIEKPEKTEKPEIAEKPPVKSTKCCLHSAGIDAFPRLQPALPRSWTLPAIGSRVRQLRPPLLQQASFDDGSGGALRYRLDVMRGVAARDPPLDGPAPRPRAGSLPSLSRSSSSSQPPAKPPPETTVSSRLEIRVRPPDSTSPMHSVKIHSVVSGGEVRLNHDEASVYYDATEHQRDKRSSTRSGEKSQSPAVERTRLDAIPDRNTSVVRRENPSGDGTHSLRDRSSGSGSRIPVASARGEPAAGAEHRLAKCASWSGDAPDPAHADLTPALRRRRQNANDKYAIDPARELNLRFARPRHRHQPPHNNATSRCRSAAGGAPGGASGASSSSSGSPPPAPPAPPAPAAPAPPAHNAARARRFRPAARDPAHDDLPPPVYGAVGSAHRL
- the LOC125074978 gene encoding tau-tubulin kinase homolog Asator isoform X3, whose translation is MSLVAPRRVQLDWAHTIPWEQEPGCGREPSFKGEVQHRNQSDSSSSSADTDSQGSGSAPAARSRRHEPQREERQVEAASVRRVQPNPLLRSRTLPNFGKNRSRDASRCDTSRRAHHITMATEDLLQPGHVVKERWKVVKKIGGGGFGEIYEGLDLVTQEQVALKVESARQPKQVLKMEVAVLKKLQGKEHVCRFIGCGRNARFNYVVMQLQGRNLAELRRAQPRGAFSLSTTLRLGLQILKAIDSIHSVGFLHRDIKPSNFSIGRHPSNCRRVYMLDFGLARQYTTSNGQVRPPRAAAGFRGTVRYASINAHKNKEMGRHDDLWSLFYMLVEFVNGQLPWRKIKDKEQVGLMKEKYDHRLLLKHLPSELRQFLEHVQQLEYADTPDYAMLASLLERCCKRRGIRETDPYDWEKDSAPASRARAVLAAGTDHQPSPDHQPDRTRRRLETEATTAVATDTQTNLQKEKAVEKRPQPASPRHVPHHVNGYSNTDKPTVEKEVEVRTTPAPSPDRHAKETSTSAVTGPASRPERQSVPPCKPRAPQPAAHAAGGPTLLRLRVVTAPPTCVQELAAAPSAPSTADASSPRIVADVDSMHSDTHFKRGARRNARARADQSYTQFAVMDDENVSALQQVTKGGALTLVSLWKSQFDDSEETTDNEWKQEQLQSPEHRNTRATSAVSSCSNAPRTQLPLTHTQLTQHTQQTQLTQPTQPTQPTPPRVSPQINVPNEIEKPEKTEKPEIAEKPPVKSTKCCLHSAGIDAFPRLQPALPRSWTLPAIGSRVRQLRPPLLQQASFDDGSGGALRYRLDVMRGVAARDPPLDGPAPRPRAGSLPSLSRSSSSSQPPAKPPPETTVSSRLEIRVRPPDSTSPMHSVKIHSVVSGGEVRLNHDEASVYYDATEHQRDKRRSSTRSGEKSQSPAVERTRLDAIPDRNTSVVRRENPSGDGTHSLRDRSSGSGSRIPVASARGEPAAGAEHRLAKCASWSGDAPDPAHADLTPALRRRRQNANDKYAIDPARELNLRFARPRHRHQPPHNNATSRCRSAAGGAPGGASGASSSSSGSPPPAPPAPPAPAAPAPPAHNAARARRFRPAARDPAHDDLPPPVYGAVGSAHRL
- the LOC125074978 gene encoding tau-tubulin kinase homolog Asator isoform X2; its protein translation is MSLVAPRRVQLDWAHTIPWEQEPGCGREPSFKGEVQHRNQSDSSSSSADTDSQGSGSAPAARSRRHEPQREERQVEAASVRRVQPNPLLRSRTLPNFGKNRSRDASRCDTSRRAHHITMATEDLLQPGHVVKERWKVVKKIGGGGFGEIYEGLDLVTQEQVALKVESARQPKQVLKMEVAVLKKLQGKEHVCRFIGCGRNARFNYVVMQLQGRNLAELRRAQPRGAFSLSTTLRLGLQILKAIDSIHSVGFLHRDIKPSNFSIGRHPSNCRRVYMLDFGLARQYTTSNGQVRPPRAAAGFRGTVRYASINAHKNKEMGRHDDLWSLFYMLVEFVNGQLPWRKIKDKEQVGLMKEKYDHRLLLKHLPSELRQFLEHVQQLEYADTPDYAMLASLLERCCKRRGIRETDPYDWEKDSAPASRARAVLAAGTDHQPSPDHQPDRTRRRLETEATTAVATDTQTNLQKEKAVEKRPQPASPRHVPHHVNGYSNTDKPTVEKEVEVRTTPAPSPDRHAKETSTSAVTGPASRPERQSVPPCKPRAPQPAAHAAGGPTLLRLRVVTAPPTCVQELAAAPSAPSTADASSPRIVADVDSMHSDTHFKRGARRNARARADQSYTQFAVMDDENVSALQQVTKGGALTLVSLWKSQFDDSEETTDNEWKQEQLQSPEHRNTRATSAVSSCSNAPRTQLPLTHTQLTQHTQQTQLTQPTQPTQPTPPRVSPQINVPNEIEKPEKTEKPEIAEKPPVKSTKCCLHSAGIDAFPRLQPALPRSWTLPAIGSRVRQLRPPLLQQASFDDGSGGALRYRLDVMRGVAARDPPLDGPAPRPRAGSLPSLSRSSSSSQPPAKPPPETTVSSRLEIRVRPPDSTSPMHSVKIHSVVSGGEVRLNHDEASVYYDATEHQRDKRSSTRSGEKSQSPAVERTRLDAIPDSVSFRNTSVVRRENPSGDGTHSLRDRSSGSGSRIPVASARGEPAAGAEHRLAKCASWSGDAPDPAHADLTPALRRRRQNANDKYAIDPARELNLRFARPRHRHQPPHNNATSRCRSAAGGAPGGASGASSSSSGSPPPAPPAPPAPAAPAPPAHNAARARRFRPAARDPAHDDLPPPVYGAVGSAHRL
- the LOC125074978 gene encoding tau-tubulin kinase homolog Asator isoform X1, with translation MSLVAPRRVQLDWAHTIPWEQEPGCGREPSFKGEVQHRNQSDSSSSSADTDSQGSGSAPAARSRRHEPQREERQVEAASVRRVQPNPLLRSRTLPNFGKNRSRDASRCDTSRRAHHITMATEDLLQPGHVVKERWKVVKKIGGGGFGEIYEGLDLVTQEQVALKVESARQPKQVLKMEVAVLKKLQGKEHVCRFIGCGRNARFNYVVMQLQGRNLAELRRAQPRGAFSLSTTLRLGLQILKAIDSIHSVGFLHRDIKPSNFSIGRHPSNCRRVYMLDFGLARQYTTSNGQVRPPRAAAGFRGTVRYASINAHKNKEMGRHDDLWSLFYMLVEFVNGQLPWRKIKDKEQVGLMKEKYDHRLLLKHLPSELRQFLEHVQQLEYADTPDYAMLASLLERCCKRRGIRETDPYDWEKDSAPASRARAVLAAGTDHQPSPDHQPDRTRRRLETEATTAVATDTQTNLQKEKAVEKRPQPASPRHVPHHVNGYSNTDKPTVEKEVEVRTTPAPSPDRHAKETSTSAVTGPASRPERQSVPPCKPRAPQPAAHAAGGPTLLRLRVVTAPPTCVQELAAAPSAPSTADASSPRIVADVDSMHSDTHFKRGARRNARARADQSYTQFAVMDDENVSALQQVTKGGALTLVSLWKSQFDDSEETTDNEWKQEQLQSPEHRNTRATSAVSSCSNAPRTQLPLTHTQLTQHTQQTQLTQPTQPTQPTPPRVSPQINVPNEIEKPEKTEKPEIAEKPPVKSTKCCLHSAGIDAFPRLQPALPRSWTLPAIGSRVRQLRPPLLQQASFDDGSGGALRYRLDVMRGVAARDPPLDGPAPRPRAGSLPSLSRSSSSSQPPAKPPPETTVSSRLEIRVRPPDSTSPMHSVKIHSVVSGGEVRLNHDEASVYYDATEHQRDKRRSSTRSGEKSQSPAVERTRLDAIPDSVSFRNTSVVRRENPSGDGTHSLRDRSSGSGSRIPVASARGEPAAGAEHRLAKCASWSGDAPDPAHADLTPALRRRRQNANDKYAIDPARELNLRFARPRHRHQPPHNNATSRCRSAAGGAPGGASGASSSSSGSPPPAPPAPPAPAAPAPPAHNAARARRFRPAARDPAHDDLPPPVYGAVGSAHRL